A region of Natribaculum luteum DNA encodes the following proteins:
- a CDS encoding alanine--tRNA ligase-related protein, translating into MSGQRAAAEPYTTRFETEVSTVDGREVRLETTYFYAESGGQPADRGQIGDVAVEDVQLVDGEHVHILETEPSFRAGARVLCSIDWSFRMYCMRAHTASHALYGAGRRLLSDLGYGGFDIGEEKVRVDLETSTTVDDEVLVELDRLVNRAVWESRPVSWTSIPVDGAREREAIAFNDATEEEAFTGDDVRIVTIGSEDDNGDANDSSDPWDVAACGGTHVRNTREIGPVTVLDRSNPGEGLTRVEFAVGPRAIERRTTEKQTTLAAKDALGVGIADVSDELERVIEERDALADDVRTLRREMIETRLERADRLERDGEQWLVTALEDVSSDDAAEVARERAGDVADVVVLVGGEGAPFAAVGSAGSRSAAAIVDDLTDEFGGGGGGSDRFAQAGGFDAPLEVVVDWLE; encoded by the coding sequence ATGAGTGGCCAACGGGCAGCAGCGGAGCCGTACACCACGCGCTTCGAGACCGAAGTGTCGACAGTCGACGGACGGGAGGTCCGACTCGAGACGACCTACTTCTACGCCGAGAGCGGCGGCCAGCCCGCCGACCGCGGGCAGATTGGCGACGTCGCCGTCGAGGACGTCCAGCTCGTCGACGGCGAACACGTCCACATCCTCGAGACGGAGCCGTCGTTTCGCGCGGGTGCTCGCGTCCTGTGTTCGATCGACTGGTCGTTCCGGATGTACTGCATGCGAGCACACACCGCCAGCCACGCACTGTACGGTGCGGGGCGGCGGCTCCTCTCCGACCTCGGCTACGGCGGGTTCGACATCGGCGAGGAGAAAGTCCGGGTCGACCTCGAGACGAGTACGACGGTCGACGACGAGGTGCTGGTCGAACTCGATCGGCTGGTCAACCGCGCAGTCTGGGAGTCGCGGCCGGTCTCCTGGACGTCGATTCCGGTCGACGGGGCGCGTGAACGCGAGGCGATCGCGTTCAACGACGCGACCGAGGAGGAGGCGTTCACCGGCGACGACGTTCGGATCGTCACGATCGGGAGCGAGGACGACAACGGCGACGCCAACGACTCGTCCGATCCGTGGGACGTCGCGGCCTGTGGCGGGACCCACGTCCGAAACACGCGCGAAATCGGGCCAGTGACCGTCCTCGATCGGTCGAACCCCGGCGAGGGGCTGACGCGGGTCGAATTCGCAGTCGGTCCGCGCGCCATCGAGCGCCGCACGACCGAGAAGCAGACGACCCTGGCTGCCAAGGACGCCCTCGGCGTCGGGATCGCGGACGTTTCCGACGAACTCGAGCGTGTGATCGAGGAACGTGACGCGCTCGCCGACGACGTGCGGACGCTCCGTCGGGAGATGATCGAGACGCGCCTCGAACGTGCGGACCGCCTGGAGCGAGACGGCGAGCAGTGGCTGGTGACGGCGCTCGAGGACGTCTCGTCCGACGACGCGGCCGAGGTCGCACGCGAGCGCGCCGGAGACGTCGCCGACGTGGTCGTCCTCGTCGGCGGCGAGGGAGCGCCGTTCGCGGCGGTCGGATCGGCCGGGTCGCGCTCGGCGGCGGCGATCGTCGACGACCTCACCGACGAGTTCGGCGGCGGTGGCGGCGGGTCGGACCGATTCGCACAGGCTGGGGGGTTCGACGCCCCGCTCGAGGTGGTCGTCGACTGGCTCGAGTGA
- a CDS encoding helix-turn-helix domain-containing protein: MAKYSTGASSGGGGTTCELCGAESESLRTATIAGAELEVCPDCAPHDDANHGATRGGSSASDAREETSRKKRAAQNVAKANPVWDGDSEHWEREGTNYDDDPLPYLVSNYGDRLVEARQDAGLQREELAAELGAREADLLAIEQGRATQAGVGGGLIDALEEHLDVDLAE, from the coding sequence ATGGCCAAGTACTCGACGGGCGCTTCGTCGGGTGGCGGTGGGACGACCTGCGAACTCTGCGGTGCCGAGAGCGAGTCGCTGCGCACGGCGACGATCGCCGGTGCCGAACTCGAGGTCTGTCCCGACTGCGCTCCCCACGACGACGCCAACCACGGTGCAACTCGAGGTGGCTCGAGCGCGAGCGACGCACGCGAGGAGACGAGTCGCAAGAAACGCGCAGCCCAGAACGTCGCGAAGGCGAACCCGGTCTGGGACGGCGACTCCGAACACTGGGAACGCGAGGGGACGAACTACGACGACGACCCGCTCCCGTATCTCGTCTCGAACTACGGCGACCGACTGGTCGAGGCGCGCCAGGACGCCGGCCTCCAGCGCGAAGAACTCGCGGCGGAACTCGGTGCCCGCGAGGCCGACCTGCTGGCGATCGAACAGGGCCGTGCGACCCAGGCTGGCGTCGGCGGCGGGTTGATCGACGCCCTAGAGGAGCACCTCGACGTCGATCTCGCGGAGTAG